One window from the genome of Streptomyces cadmiisoli encodes:
- a CDS encoding D-alanyl-D-alanine carboxypeptidase, whose translation MEEASVAGESPDRSKQRESSEEPTSGSAGPVPEARKGAPSDPRLAVARESAPDTGARADTATQVLSVRDRSARPAEAEESEGSAEAERSEEVSDSAGTEAGAERGGGTETVGDDRLRAAVAAWVTSAGPRDGADATAEEDGGDTDGEDGTGNGRSDASDAGARNDAGGDGDGGTDGEAADDTDADADAGSDAGGEEAAARAQGASEAKAGAADKGGDDAEPTAPAATKPEATAKAEGGAKSESGAKSEEAQKSEGTAKAGEARKSGQSAKSGKAEEAGKSGQFGAAGKAEEAETRDGAARPEEAPKADGTAKAESGAKPEEAPKAGQFAGSGKAEEGATSEERGTPEKGRASDEGGAGAKSDAAEGESGDDSAGAGATDDAEDGDRPGTGTGGGAPKGGGPGARGGDTDDAEPRGKAVDQPTAVFRTMAPKPPVDQPTTMLKLGDAQKAAAEAERTSRFVALKPLDDPSTRKPPPAATTALPKVPAEATAAVPQVGPERTTQQPLPPKPPLDLLAELTNTPPPPETPLRTTVRRVKIWTPLLLLLVVVFAIAQAVRPLPTPTLELTAEETYSFDGDRVGLPWPNEGQGWMDGTGIGTMDSFGDQKPVAIGSVAKAMTAYVILKEHPLKSGEEGPDIEVDATAEEEGGFDQQGESTLNNVKEGDRISERQALSAIMIPSANNIARLLARWDSGTEAEFIKKMNDAAEELGMTDTTYTDASGLKETTVSTAEDQVKLGNELVKIPALVEISSMGEWVDPAGRKHYNYNTLVPYNGAIGIKTGSTTAAGGNLLFAARKEVGGETVTVVGAILGQHKAPIIDTVNAVSKTALLAAQEALASAKILKKGDVVGYVDDRLGGRTPVVATQDVTAVGWAGLKVKLSFEADVVPHTAKAGAKVGTLTVGDGSGGAVEVPVALKSDLAEPGFTDKLTRIG comes from the coding sequence ATGGAGGAGGCATCGGTGGCGGGCGAGTCCCCCGACAGGTCGAAGCAGCGCGAGTCGTCGGAAGAACCGACGTCGGGGAGCGCGGGTCCGGTTCCCGAGGCCCGCAAGGGCGCACCCAGTGATCCCCGGCTCGCCGTGGCACGGGAGTCCGCGCCGGACACCGGCGCACGCGCCGACACGGCGACGCAGGTGCTCTCCGTACGGGACCGCTCCGCGCGGCCCGCGGAGGCCGAGGAGTCCGAGGGATCCGCGGAGGCCGAACGTTCCGAAGAAGTGAGCGATTCCGCCGGGACGGAGGCCGGGGCCGAGCGGGGCGGCGGGACCGAGACGGTGGGTGACGACCGCCTGCGGGCGGCCGTCGCCGCATGGGTGACCTCGGCGGGCCCGCGGGACGGCGCGGACGCCACCGCCGAGGAGGACGGCGGCGACACGGACGGCGAGGACGGCACCGGGAACGGGCGGTCCGACGCCTCGGACGCCGGGGCGCGGAACGACGCCGGCGGCGACGGCGACGGCGGCACGGACGGCGAGGCGGCGGACGACACCGACGCCGACGCCGACGCGGGAAGCGACGCCGGGGGCGAGGAGGCCGCCGCGCGGGCGCAGGGGGCCTCCGAGGCCAAGGCCGGTGCCGCCGACAAGGGCGGGGATGACGCGGAGCCCACCGCCCCCGCCGCCACCAAGCCCGAAGCGACCGCGAAGGCTGAAGGCGGCGCGAAGTCCGAAAGCGGCGCGAAGTCCGAAGAGGCGCAGAAGTCCGAGGGCACCGCGAAGGCCGGGGAAGCCCGGAAGTCCGGACAGTCCGCGAAGTCCGGGAAGGCCGAAGAGGCCGGGAAGTCCGGACAGTTCGGAGCGGCCGGGAAGGCCGAAGAGGCCGAGACGCGTGACGGCGCCGCCAGGCCCGAAGAAGCCCCGAAGGCCGACGGCACCGCGAAGGCCGAAAGCGGCGCAAAGCCCGAAGAAGCCCCGAAGGCCGGACAGTTCGCAGGGTCCGGGAAGGCCGAAGAGGGCGCGACCTCCGAGGAGCGCGGGACGCCCGAAAAGGGCCGGGCCTCCGACGAGGGCGGCGCGGGCGCGAAGTCCGACGCGGCCGAGGGTGAGTCCGGCGACGACTCCGCCGGGGCCGGCGCGACGGACGACGCCGAGGACGGCGACCGGCCCGGCACCGGCACCGGAGGCGGCGCGCCGAAGGGCGGCGGCCCCGGCGCCCGGGGCGGCGACACGGACGACGCCGAGCCCCGCGGCAAGGCCGTCGATCAGCCCACCGCCGTCTTCCGGACCATGGCGCCGAAGCCGCCCGTGGACCAGCCGACCACCATGCTGAAGCTGGGGGACGCCCAGAAGGCGGCCGCGGAGGCCGAGCGCACCAGCAGGTTCGTCGCGCTCAAGCCGCTGGACGACCCGTCGACCCGCAAGCCGCCCCCGGCGGCCACCACCGCGCTGCCCAAGGTTCCCGCCGAGGCGACCGCGGCCGTGCCGCAGGTCGGGCCCGAGCGCACCACGCAGCAGCCGTTGCCGCCCAAGCCGCCGCTGGATCTGCTGGCGGAGCTGACGAACACGCCGCCGCCCCCGGAGACGCCGCTCCGCACGACGGTCCGCAGGGTGAAGATCTGGACGCCGCTGCTGCTTCTGCTGGTGGTCGTCTTTGCGATCGCGCAGGCCGTGCGTCCGCTGCCGACGCCGACGCTGGAGCTCACGGCCGAGGAGACCTACTCGTTCGACGGCGACCGGGTCGGACTGCCGTGGCCGAACGAGGGCCAGGGCTGGATGGACGGCACCGGCATCGGCACGATGGACAGCTTCGGCGACCAGAAGCCGGTCGCCATCGGCTCGGTGGCCAAGGCGATGACGGCGTACGTCATCCTCAAGGAGCACCCGCTGAAGTCCGGTGAGGAGGGCCCGGACATCGAGGTCGACGCCACCGCCGAGGAGGAGGGCGGCTTCGACCAGCAGGGCGAGTCCACGCTCAACAACGTCAAGGAGGGCGACCGGATCAGCGAGCGGCAGGCCCTGTCCGCCATCATGATCCCCTCCGCGAACAACATCGCCCGGCTGCTGGCCCGTTGGGACTCCGGCACGGAGGCGGAGTTCATCAAGAAGATGAACGACGCCGCCGAGGAGCTCGGTATGACCGACACCACCTACACCGACGCCTCGGGGCTGAAGGAGACCACCGTCTCCACCGCCGAGGACCAGGTGAAGCTGGGCAACGAGCTGGTGAAGATCCCGGCCCTGGTGGAGATCTCCTCGATGGGCGAGTGGGTCGACCCGGCCGGGCGGAAGCACTACAACTACAACACGCTCGTCCCCTACAACGGCGCCATCGGCATCAAGACCGGCAGCACCACCGCGGCCGGCGGCAACCTCCTGTTCGCCGCCCGCAAGGAGGTCGGCGGTGAGACGGTGACCGTGGTCGGCGCGATCCTCGGCCAGCACAAGGCCCCGATCATCGACACGGTGAACGCGGTCAGCAAGACCGCGCTGCTCGCCGCCCAGGAGGCGCTGGCCTCGGCGAAGATCCTGAAGAAGGGCGACGTCGTCGGATACGTCGACGACCGGCTCGGCGGCCGTACCCCGGTCGTGGCCACGCAGGACGTCACCGCGGTCGGCTGGGCCGGGCTGAAGGTGAAGCTGTCGTTCGAGGCCGACGTCGTACCGCACACCGCGAAGGCGGGCGCCAAGGTGGGCACGCTCACCGTGGGCGACGGCAGCGGCGGCGCCGTCGAGGTGCCGGTCGCCCTGAAGTCGGACCTCGCCGAGCCGGGCTTCACGGACAAGCTGACCCGCATCGGCTGA
- a CDS encoding GOLPH3/VPS74 family protein, translating to MGRSRRTLPEELLLLALDPTTGTTAQPQSLDLGLAGAQLVELALAGRIAPDGDRIAVVSPRPTGDPTLDSALELLRRRGAPVRAVHWIGGPRLGLRQTYLSHLERCGMVHAVAGQMCGVLPTTRYQATETAISREIRARLDSAIRTGVPPDPRTAALAALAHAVGLGKHLYPGNEGRSSRSRLRDLIRHDPMGGLVAHAVMDVQNGVAAQPRRSPAAPGRPAAGPRSATEPARGVPVQPRRGSMARVVAH from the coding sequence ATGGGCAGGAGCCGCAGAACACTTCCGGAGGAGCTTCTGCTGCTGGCACTGGACCCGACCACGGGTACCACTGCACAGCCGCAGTCGCTCGACCTTGGTCTGGCCGGAGCACAGCTAGTGGAGCTGGCGCTGGCCGGACGGATAGCCCCAGACGGGGATCGTATCGCCGTGGTGTCCCCACGGCCGACTGGAGATCCGACCCTGGACAGCGCGTTGGAGTTGCTGCGCAGGCGTGGCGCTCCGGTACGGGCCGTTCACTGGATCGGCGGGCCGCGTCTCGGGCTCCGCCAGACCTACCTCTCGCATCTGGAGCGGTGCGGCATGGTGCATGCCGTGGCGGGCCAGATGTGCGGGGTGCTGCCGACGACTCGCTACCAGGCGACGGAAACGGCGATCAGCCGGGAGATCAGGGCCCGGCTGGACTCCGCGATCCGCACCGGTGTACCACCGGACCCGCGGACCGCGGCGCTCGCCGCGCTCGCTCACGCGGTCGGCCTCGGCAAGCACCTGTATCCGGGCAACGAGGGACGCTCGTCCCGCTCCCGGCTGCGGGACCTGATCAGGCACGACCCGATGGGCGGCCTCGTGGCGCACGCCGTGATGGACGTTCAGAACGGTGTGGCCGCCCAGCCGCGCCGTAGCCCGGCGGCGCCCGGCCGCCCGGCCGCCGGACCCAGGTCCGCGACGGAGCCCGCCCGGGGTGTCCCCGTGCAGCCGCGTCGTGGATCGATGGCGCGTGTCGTGGCTCACTGA
- a CDS encoding helix-turn-helix domain-containing protein has translation MASNVNPTVRRRRLGQELRRLRELKGMTAEEVAERLLVSQSKISRLENGRRSISQRDVRDLCGVYEVEDHRIVDSLMQMAKDSRQQGWWHSFGDIPYSVYIGLETDAASLRVYDPQVVPGLLQTRQYAEALIQGALPEATATDIDKRVQVRLRRQERIAAEDTPLRLWAVLDEAAVRREVGNRQVMIEQLEHLLEMSQLPHVTVQLIPFSMGAHPGVSGQYAILEFPDAADSSVVYIEGVTSDLYLEKPQDVQKYSVMYEHLRAQALNVDQTREFLSDVAKSYAR, from the coding sequence GTGGCGTCCAATGTCAATCCCACTGTCAGGCGACGCCGGCTGGGCCAGGAGCTCCGCAGGCTCCGCGAGCTCAAGGGCATGACGGCCGAAGAGGTGGCGGAGCGGCTGCTGGTGTCGCAGTCGAAGATCAGCCGGCTGGAGAACGGCCGCCGCAGCATCAGCCAGCGCGACGTGCGCGATCTGTGCGGGGTCTACGAGGTGGAGGACCACCGGATCGTCGACTCGCTGATGCAGATGGCCAAGGACTCCCGCCAGCAGGGCTGGTGGCACTCGTTCGGCGACATCCCGTACAGCGTCTACATCGGCCTGGAGACGGACGCGGCGAGCCTGCGCGTGTACGACCCCCAGGTCGTCCCCGGTCTGTTGCAGACCCGCCAGTACGCCGAGGCGCTCATCCAGGGCGCCCTGCCCGAGGCGACCGCGACCGACATCGACAAACGCGTCCAGGTGCGGCTGCGGCGGCAGGAGCGTATTGCCGCCGAGGACACCCCGCTTCGCCTGTGGGCGGTGCTGGACGAGGCCGCCGTACGGCGTGAGGTCGGCAACCGGCAGGTGATGATCGAGCAGCTGGAACACCTGCTGGAGATGTCCCAGCTGCCGCACGTGACCGTGCAGTTGATCCCGTTCTCGATGGGCGCGCACCCCGGGGTGAGCGGCCAGTACGCGATTCTGGAGTTCCCGGACGCCGCGGATTCGAGCGTGGTCTACATCGAGGGCGTCACCAGCGACCTTTATCTGGAGAAACCGCAGGATGTTCAGAAGTACAGCGTGATGTACGAGCATCTGCGGGCACAGGCGCTGAATGTGGACCAAACCCGGGAATTCCTCTCGGATGTGGCCAAGAGCTACGCCCGCTGA
- a CDS encoding DUF397 domain-containing protein, with product MAIKQGATDAWVKSSYSQGNGACVEIKSPVLSAMAVRDSKVPEGPVLAFPAGAWNAFVASVKA from the coding sequence ATGGCAATCAAGCAGGGCGCGACGGACGCGTGGGTCAAGTCCTCGTACTCCCAGGGCAATGGCGCGTGCGTCGAGATCAAGTCCCCTGTCCTGTCCGCAATGGCCGTCCGGGACTCCAAGGTCCCGGAGGGTCCCGTCCTGGCCTTCCCCGCCGGCGCGTGGAACGCCTTCGTGGCATCGGTCAAGGCGTAA